CTATCATGTAGAGATATCGATATAATTAAAAAAACTGATAATAATAGCTAACTCATTGTATCAGTTAATCTATGTAATAGATCATTAAATGTTCATTTGCCTGAAGTTCATCGGAATCCAAATTATTCAGTTCTCTCAGTGAGTCTATATATGTATTGATGGAGTCACATTCCTCAGGCATATATGTCTTGGCGATACTCCATAAAGAATCACCCGGTTCGATTAAAATACTCTTATAACAGATCGTCTGATCGTCCGTTGGCTCATAAGCGGACACCTGTGATTTATTGAAATATCCGATCATACAAATCATAACCGCAGAAATAAACAAGGTTACAAAAAATCTTCTGTGAAATCTTCCGGCTGCTCTTCTCTCATTACGATATGTCTGTTTCATAATATAATACCTCCCCATCAACTTAATGAAACGAAATGAATGAAATAAGATCTTCATTTAAAATCAGATTCATTTTATACTCTTGTAGTTTACCTCGAATACGAACGTGCGTTCTTGCTTATATGAGTATTATATCTTCAGAACGTATGTTTGTCAATAGAAAATCGAACATATTTTCGTAAACAAATGTTTGCTTTTTATAATGCCCTATGATAAAATAAAAGAAACATTTATGATTGAATAATGAGGAAGGAAACAAGATTATGAGTAACGGTAAGATTACGCCAAAGCAACAGGAAATTCTTGAATATATCAAGTCGCAGATTCTGACACGGGGATTTCCGCCTGCCGTTCGGGAAATATGTGATGCAGTTCATTTGAAGTCAACTTCTTCTGTCCACTCACATCTCGAGACTCTGGAAAAGAACGGATATATTCACCGTGATCCGACGAAGCCACGTGCGATCGAGATTCTGGATGATACTTTTAATCTTACCAGACGTGAGATGGTTAATGTCCCTGTAATCGGAAGGGTTGCTGCCGGTGAGCCTATACTTGCCCAACAAAACATTGAGGAGTATTTTCCTCTTCCTGCATCTATGCTTCCGAATAAACAGACCTATATTCTCGAAGTAAAAGGTGAAAGTATGATAAATGCAGGAATTTTAAGTGGGGATTATGTCCTTGTACAGGAAGAACGTACTGCTTCTAACGGAGATATGGTCGTCGCTCTGATTGAGGATGGAGCTACTGTCAAAACCTTTTATCGTGAAGAAGGTGTCATCCGTCTTCAGCCGGAAAACGATTTTATGGATCCTATTATTTTGAAAGATGTCACGATCCTCGGTAAAGTAATCGGCGTTATGAGATTCTTCAAATAATCACGATTTTCTCTGGGTTTCTATTGTAATCTTCCTCTATTAGTGCTAATATTAGAAAGGAAAAGTTGTTAAATAATTAACTATATTATTTTTATATTTAAGGGAGGTACTACAACATGGATTTCACACAGGAATACAAGCAAAAGCTTGTAACAGCTGATGAAGCTGTTAAGACAGTTCGTTCCGGAGACTGGGTTGACTACGGCTGGTGTACAAATACTGCTGAAAGTCTGGACAAGGCTCTTGCAAAACGGACAGATGAATTAACAGATGTGAATGTACGAGGAGGTATTCTTTTTAAACTTCCTGCTATTTTTGAACGTGAGGACGCCGGTGAACACTTCACCTGGAATTCCTGGCATATGTCCGGTGTAGAGCGTCATCTGATCAACAGAGGATGCGCTTACTACGCTCCTATCCGCTACTCTGAATTGCCGCGTTATTATCGTGATTCTGCAACACCAAGCCGTGTGGCAATGTTCCAGGTAGCACCTATGGATGCACACGGATATTTCAACTTTGGTCCAAGCGCATCACACTTGGGTGCAATGTGCGAACGTGCAGAGGTTATTATTGTTGAAGTAAATGAAAATATGCCTCGTTGCCTTGGTGGTACAGAATGTGGAATCCATATTTCAGATGTTACATATATCGTAGAAGGTGAGAATCCGCCGATTGGTGAACTCGGTGCAGGCGGACCGGCAACTGATGTAGATAAAACGGTTGCTAAACTGATTGTAGACGAGATCCCTAACGGTGCATGTCTCCAGCTTGGTATCGGTGGTATGCCTAATGCTGTTGGATCTCTGATTGCAGAATCCGATCTGAAAGATCTTGGTGTTCATACAGAAATGTATGTAGATGCATTCGTAGATATCGCAAAAGCCGGAAAGATCAACGGTTCTAAGAAACAGATTGATCGTTTCAGACAGACATATGCATTCGGTGCAGGAACTAAGAAAATGTATGACTATATGGATGATAATCCGGAACTGATGAGTGCACCGGTTGACTATACCAATGATATTCGCAGCATCAGT
This window of the Mediterraneibacter butyricigenes genome carries:
- a CDS encoding LysM peptidoglycan-binding domain-containing protein, with amino-acid sequence MKQTYRNERRAAGRFHRRFFVTLFISAVMICMIGYFNKSQVSAYEPTDDQTICYKSILIEPGDSLWSIAKTYMPEECDSINTYIDSLRELNNLDSDELQANEHLMIYYID
- the lexA gene encoding transcriptional repressor LexA encodes the protein MSNGKITPKQQEILEYIKSQILTRGFPPAVREICDAVHLKSTSSVHSHLETLEKNGYIHRDPTKPRAIEILDDTFNLTRREMVNVPVIGRVAAGEPILAQQNIEEYFPLPASMLPNKQTYILEVKGESMINAGILSGDYVLVQEERTASNGDMVVALIEDGATVKTFYREEGVIRLQPENDFMDPIILKDVTILGKVIGVMRFFK
- a CDS encoding butyryl-CoA:acetate CoA-transferase encodes the protein MDFTQEYKQKLVTADEAVKTVRSGDWVDYGWCTNTAESLDKALAKRTDELTDVNVRGGILFKLPAIFEREDAGEHFTWNSWHMSGVERHLINRGCAYYAPIRYSELPRYYRDSATPSRVAMFQVAPMDAHGYFNFGPSASHLGAMCERAEVIIVEVNENMPRCLGGTECGIHISDVTYIVEGENPPIGELGAGGPATDVDKTVAKLIVDEIPNGACLQLGIGGMPNAVGSLIAESDLKDLGVHTEMYVDAFVDIAKAGKINGSKKQIDRFRQTYAFGAGTKKMYDYMDDNPELMSAPVDYTNDIRSISAIDNFISINNAVDLDLFGQVNAETAGIKHISGAGGQLDFVLGAYLSNGGKSFICCSSTFKTKDGQLKSRILPTLNPGSVVTDTRANIHYLVTEYGKVNLKGLSTWQKAEAIISVAHPDFRDELIKEAEKMHIWRRSNK